DNA from Quercus lobata isolate SW786 chromosome 1, ValleyOak3.0 Primary Assembly, whole genome shotgun sequence:
gTGTAATGTAATATCACGATGAACCAAACGTCCTTTTGGAGTCTTATCtatcatattttctttgaaGGAtagaatatgtatatatatatatatatatataaatttttttttccattttagattatatagaataaattcttctaaaaaaaaagattagataGAATAAATAGTTACTATATAATTagaattataataaatgtagGTTAATAACCACTGTAATTATCaatttccaaaattaaaaataataataataacacataGAATTACCTATTATTGACTAGTCGAAATGTATTATCAAAGAATATTTTGGGCATTACTTGAATTGAAGAGGAACTTTTATCTCAATGATGTAATTTTTGCTTCCgttaatgaataaaaatgaaaaattcccataaaagaaaaaaaaaagaaaaagaaaaaagaatatccTGGGCACCCAAAGGAATAGTTCCTGTTAAGCTGTTAATAGTAATAGATTTTTCAGACACTTTTCTATGGTAATATATTAAGTGCAAAATCCATCTGATAAATTCTGATAATGCATACATAGGCTAATTCACACCCTTCACGTTTTTCGATTTTCGTTGCTAAATAACTATAATATGCAAAGTATTTTGTTAGTTGTCCTGTTGCGAAAGTATTTGTAataatagcatctcgagtttcttaaactcgagattcaattaaaaaatcGAGCTTTTAAGACtcgtttttgttgtttttcagTTGCTGACATGGCGAAAGTTTCCAGTTGGATAGCGAGTttataaaactcgatttccaaaatcgagttttataaACTCGCTTTCGCTTTAACGCTTTCTCCCTTCCCACTTAAAACAATCTACAGAGACCCGGTTCAAAATCTCTCAATCTCAGACACcgctctctcaaactctctcaaaCTCTTCCCCTCActgtaaaaatttcaaaatcaactcACTTCCTCGAGTTTCATAGACTCGAGTTCCcctggaaaatttttttccttcgttTTGCTCTGTTTACTCAGAAAGGTCCAATAGGGTTGCtctgttttgctctgttttttccagtggaactcgagtttcatagactcgagttccactggaaaattttttttcttcgttttGCTCTGTTTACTTAGAGAGGTCCAATAGGGTGCtctgttttgctttgttttttccagtggaactcgagtttcatagactcgagttccactggaaaattttttttcttggttttgctCTGTTTACTCAGAGAGGTCCAAGAGGGTTGCTCTGTTTTCCTCTGTTTTTTCcagtagaactcgagtttcatagactcgagttctatggaaatttttttttttgttttgctctgttttccTCTGCTCATTCCAGGAATCATTGactggggaatttttttttcttttttcctggtTATGCAGACAAACCAGAAACTGAAACGTGTGCATGCACCTGGTGAGAAGCAAAGATAGACAAACTACGAATATAATCCATAAACACTCATTTAGAGGCAAAGAAGCTGAGAATGTAAATACACGTACATTACATCAAACGAAACTACTGAAACTTCTACGCTCTCTGTATAAACATGGTTTTACAATGCAAAATGCAGTTACATCGCAAGAAAAGGCATTCTCAATATCAACATTCTAAACATGCCCAACCACGCTTAATTTGCAGTTCTAACCATACTACTGAAATCACAATCTTCATAGGCATACATTGAATAGAGATTTACAAGCACattcaacaaaaaccaaaaagttcaCATAGAGCCAATACAACGTAGTCACTTTTCCTAACATCGGTTGTCCACACAACAAAAACATCGTCCTTGGAAGCATGCCTGAAAAACGTAGAGTAATCACATTAGGAGAAAAGATAGTAAACATTAGGTCAACATGGAATGAACAACAAATATTTAACCGATGCATAAGTATTTGCCATCTACCTACCTAGTGTGGAACATGACCGCTTGTGGAAGCGCCACGGGACTGCGGACATTTTCTGCGGTTATGCCCGGAAGCATGACACAGTCCACATGTCTGCTTGGGCTGACTCTCTATCAAATCTGCATCCTCCCTCCGCCATCCCGGTTCTTGATCCTTATTCCTCACTCCATCCATCTCATTCCTTATTCTCGACTTCACTGGTCGACCTTTGGCCCGCAACAATGCTGGATTAGGCAACCACTTTGGCCCTATGGGATCCCTCCACAAGGCCGGAGACTTAGGAACCACAAATGCATGCTCATAAGTGTTAATGGCATTGTTCAAACCATAACACGGGTGAATATATGTGGTCGaatcaatatttaaatagtCACATACTCTGATTGCATGTGAACACGGGATCCCTATGTTTTGCCATTTCCCACAACTGCATGTTCTTTCCTGT
Protein-coding regions in this window:
- the LOC115989598 gene encoding uncharacterized protein LOC115989598 — encoded protein: MWTQSHDGGRRFGAMTTNISECFNGVLKGARGLPIAALVEFTWNKLVSYFHDRRKDYLFEFSEGKKWSKYAFSKWDENKSKSEKHYLKPFSNEELIFQIVTQLNTCSAGGGNHSYEVRLQERTCSCGKWQNIGIPCSHAIRVCDYLNIDSTTYIHPCYGLNNAINTYEHAFVVPKSPALWRDPIGPKWLPNPALLRAKGRPVKSRIRNEMDGVRNKDQEPGWRREDADLIESQPKQTCGLCHASGHNRRKCPQSRGASTSGHVPH